Proteins encoded within one genomic window of Granulicella pectinivorans:
- a CDS encoding penicillin-binding protein, with protein sequence MRLTWLQLIKSSEWEHRAANQQQRTFEVAPRRGVLYDRNLRELAMTVLVDSVYAVPSELGENRAGAAEILAKVVHADPTDNFTSQQQMLARFTASRNFAWVARRVDAETAQRVRELNLKGVYLQKEFKRFYPNNDLGAQVLGYVGSDDAGLGGLELKFDDEMHGAPGHMLTALDAKRHVMDSAEREPLPGENLVLSIDANIQYMAERALDAQMEKVKAAHGTVVVQDPHTGQVLALAISPRFNPNDQKHMDSSVLQNLAVSDVYEPGSTFKLVAYSAAIDSAGVEPTDIVDCQGGAMTMFGRTLHDDKSDHFGRVTVQYALEHSSDVGAAKMALKVGNQKFYEYMRGFGFGDRSGIELPSETRGLLQAPKKWGATSILSMAIGQEVGVTPVQLVSMVSAIANGGVYIPPRILLQSTDEMKGDPRLQPAAYRPANQLPANLPEGSRRVISEMTSAKMRKILWGTVTEGTGSQAKLNGYTSAGKTGTAQKIDVATHTYSHTKLVASFAGFAPVSNPAISIAVVIDTPTLGTRYGGTTSAPVFAEVAQQVLEYLGVPHDQPLTKTKNVPPPVEEAVTSEPDDLNAMFAEVNNLPADDPLHAANAPAPQQQSALPAPAPTPSRSENALKLLPAKVLAAFKANGGTSSTMPDAAGGQTAALHAPVVKPAVQNLERGAVIVDSSKRVAVPSFDGNGLRTVVEQASAIGLRVEPVGSGLAREQVPAAGTMVPVGTQVVVRFTR encoded by the coding sequence ATGCGTCTCACCTGGCTGCAGCTCATCAAGAGCAGTGAGTGGGAGCACCGCGCCGCCAACCAGCAGCAGCGTACCTTTGAGGTCGCACCACGCCGCGGCGTCCTCTACGACCGCAACCTCCGCGAACTGGCCATGACGGTGCTCGTCGACTCCGTCTATGCTGTTCCATCGGAACTCGGCGAAAACCGCGCCGGCGCCGCCGAGATCCTCGCCAAGGTCGTCCATGCCGACCCCACCGACAACTTCACCTCGCAGCAGCAGATGCTCGCCCGCTTCACGGCATCCAGGAACTTCGCTTGGGTCGCCCGCCGCGTCGACGCGGAAACGGCGCAGCGCGTCCGCGAGCTCAACCTGAAGGGTGTCTACCTGCAGAAGGAGTTCAAGCGCTTCTATCCGAACAACGATCTCGGCGCGCAGGTCCTCGGTTACGTCGGTTCCGATGACGCCGGCCTCGGCGGCCTCGAGCTGAAGTTCGACGATGAGATGCACGGTGCTCCCGGACATATGCTGACTGCGCTCGATGCCAAGCGCCACGTCATGGACTCCGCCGAGCGCGAGCCCCTCCCCGGCGAAAATCTGGTGCTCTCTATCGACGCCAACATCCAGTACATGGCCGAGCGTGCCCTTGACGCCCAGATGGAGAAGGTCAAGGCCGCCCACGGAACGGTCGTCGTGCAGGACCCTCACACCGGTCAGGTGCTGGCCCTGGCGATCTCCCCGCGCTTCAATCCCAACGATCAGAAGCATATGGACTCGAGCGTTCTCCAGAACCTCGCCGTCTCCGACGTCTACGAGCCTGGTTCGACCTTCAAGCTCGTTGCCTACTCCGCCGCGATCGACTCCGCCGGCGTCGAGCCCACCGACATCGTCGACTGCCAAGGCGGAGCGATGACCATGTTCGGCCGCACCCTTCACGACGATAAGAGCGATCACTTCGGCCGCGTCACGGTGCAATACGCCCTGGAGCACTCCTCCGACGTCGGTGCCGCCAAGATGGCGCTGAAGGTCGGCAACCAGAAGTTTTACGAATACATGCGTGGGTTCGGCTTTGGCGACCGCTCAGGCATCGAGCTTCCCAGCGAGACGCGCGGCCTCCTCCAGGCTCCCAAGAAGTGGGGAGCCACGTCTATCCTCTCCATGGCTATTGGGCAAGAGGTTGGCGTCACCCCGGTCCAACTCGTCAGCATGGTCTCCGCCATCGCGAACGGCGGCGTCTACATTCCGCCTCGCATCCTCCTCCAATCCACCGATGAAATGAAGGGCGACCCGCGCCTCCAACCCGCCGCTTACCGCCCCGCCAATCAGCTTCCTGCGAACCTGCCCGAGGGGTCCCGCCGCGTCATCTCGGAGATGACCTCGGCGAAGATGCGCAAGATCCTGTGGGGCACCGTCACCGAAGGCACTGGTTCCCAGGCCAAGCTCAACGGCTACACCTCCGCCGGCAAGACCGGCACGGCACAGAAGATCGACGTCGCCACCCACACCTACTCGCATACCAAGCTGGTTGCCAGCTTTGCCGGGTTCGCTCCGGTTTCGAATCCGGCTATCTCCATCGCAGTCGTTATCGACACACCGACCCTCGGCACGCGCTACGGTGGTACGACCTCTGCACCGGTCTTCGCCGAAGTCGCCCAGCAGGTGTTGGAGTATCTCGGCGTTCCCCATGACCAGCCTCTTACCAAGACCAAGAACGTTCCGCCGCCCGTCGAAGAGGCCGTCACCAGCGAGCCCGACGACCTCAACGCCATGTTCGCCGAGGTCAACAACCTCCCTGCCGACGATCCCCTCCACGCCGCGAACGCTCCCGCACCCCAGCAGCAATCCGCCCTGCCTGCACCGGCACCCACGCCAAGCCGCAGCGAAAATGCCCTCAAACTTCTTCCGGCCAAAGTGCTCGCGGCGTTCAAGGCGAACGGGGGAACCTCTTCGACGATGCCCGACGCCGCCGGCGGCCAAACGGCTGCTTTACATGCTCCGGTCGTCAAACCTGCCGTTCAGAATCTCGAACGTGGAGCCGTCATCGTCGACTCGTCCAAACGCGTCGCGGTGCCCTCCTTTGACGGCAACGGTCTTCGCACGGTCGTCGAGCAAGCCTCTGCCATCGGGCTCCGTGTCGAGCCGGTCGGCAGCGGTCTCGCCCGTGAACAGGTCCCTGCAGCAGGAACCATGGTTCCCGTCGGCACGCAGGTCGTAGTACGCTTCACACGGTGA